One Gelria sp. Kuro-4 DNA segment encodes these proteins:
- a CDS encoding GH3 auxin-responsive promoter family protein, with protein MAKLVTLLREGRKSDAWLKYCGFIDLSLGDFMGVQERLLAEQLELLAASPLGRRLLGAQAPPKVADFRRAVPLTRYEDYLPYLEEKREDVLPARPRCWVCTSGKAGEYERKWAPYPPAWFETHTKNFLAAVIFSLTNSKGDFWLRENAHFLYAMAPPPYLTGMVPYGLKDEFPFEYLPPSAQAERMSFEEQNAAGFRLGLDRGIDLFFGLSSVLVRIGERFEGGEGLAGSSRRLGAAAGLRLARGLLRSRLRKRPMLPRDVWTLKGIICAGTDTTFYKERIAHYWGRKPLEIYGGTEIGIAATQTWDYEGMVLFPDANFWEFIPEEEHVRSLADPGYEPATVLLPDLEPGRRYELVVTNLRGGVFVRYRVGDMIKALSRRNERLGINLPQIVYEDRVEDFLDLASFTRITERTVWEALRQAGVAQGNWLARKVYAGNHPVVELYLELPGEVPAPEISARIHTALRAVDSDFRDLEDMLGYHALRVVPLPVGNLSRVREKEAHASRLHPPAAVLEQIAAAQENGPAREV; from the coding sequence CCGCGAAGGCCGCAAAAGCGACGCCTGGTTGAAGTACTGCGGCTTCATCGACCTGTCGCTGGGCGACTTCATGGGGGTACAGGAGCGGCTGCTGGCGGAACAGCTCGAGCTCCTTGCCGCCTCCCCGCTGGGGCGCCGGCTTCTGGGCGCCCAGGCGCCGCCGAAGGTGGCGGACTTTCGCCGGGCCGTGCCCCTTACCCGCTATGAAGACTACCTGCCCTACCTGGAGGAGAAACGGGAGGATGTGCTTCCCGCCCGGCCGCGGTGCTGGGTATGTACTTCCGGCAAGGCGGGGGAATACGAGCGTAAGTGGGCGCCCTACCCGCCGGCCTGGTTTGAAACGCACACCAAAAACTTTCTGGCGGCGGTGATCTTCTCTCTTACCAACAGTAAGGGAGACTTCTGGCTCCGGGAAAACGCCCATTTCCTTTATGCCATGGCCCCGCCGCCGTACCTTACCGGCATGGTGCCCTACGGCCTCAAGGATGAGTTCCCTTTTGAGTACCTGCCGCCTTCGGCGCAGGCGGAAAGGATGAGCTTCGAGGAGCAGAACGCCGCAGGCTTCCGGCTGGGACTCGACCGCGGCATTGACCTTTTCTTTGGGCTCTCCAGCGTGCTGGTGCGCATCGGGGAGCGTTTTGAAGGCGGGGAAGGCCTTGCCGGCAGCTCACGCCGCCTCGGCGCTGCGGCGGGCCTCAGGCTGGCCCGGGGGCTCCTGCGCAGCCGCCTGAGGAAGCGCCCCATGCTGCCGCGGGATGTTTGGACCCTCAAGGGCATCATCTGTGCGGGCACCGACACCACCTTTTACAAAGAACGGATCGCGCACTACTGGGGGCGTAAACCCCTGGAAATCTACGGGGGAACGGAGATCGGCATCGCCGCCACCCAGACCTGGGATTATGAAGGGATGGTCCTTTTCCCTGACGCCAACTTCTGGGAGTTCATTCCCGAGGAGGAGCACGTCCGGTCCCTGGCCGACCCCGGCTACGAGCCGGCGACGGTGCTGCTTCCCGACCTCGAGCCGGGTCGGCGCTATGAGCTGGTGGTGACCAACCTGCGCGGCGGCGTTTTCGTGCGCTACCGGGTGGGCGACATGATCAAGGCCCTCAGCCGGCGCAATGAGCGGCTGGGGATCAACCTGCCGCAGATCGTGTACGAAGACCGGGTGGAGGACTTCCTGGACCTGGCCAGTTTTACCCGCATTACGGAAAGGACCGTTTGGGAAGCCCTGCGGCAGGCCGGCGTCGCCCAGGGAAACTGGCTCGCCCGCAAGGTGTACGCCGGGAACCACCCGGTGGTGGAACTGTACCTGGAACTGCCCGGGGAGGTGCCGGCCCCGGAGATCAGCGCTCGGATCCATACCGCCCTGCGCGCCGTGGATTCGGACTTCCGCGACCTGGAGGACATGCTGGGCTACCACGCCCTCCGCGTGGTGCCGCTGCCGGTGGGTAACCTGAGCCGGGTGCGGGAGAAAGAGGCCCATGCCTCTCGCCTGCATCCTCCCGCCGCCGTCCTCGAGCAGATCGCGGCGGCGCAGGAAAACGGCCCCGCCCGGGAGGTGTGA